One window from the genome of Haladaptatus paucihalophilus DX253 encodes:
- a CDS encoding class I SAM-dependent methyltransferase — MPSDEKPIAGDAYDELAEAYLEHEDDPYCTDLEFPAMVNLVPEVNGKRILDAGCGCGRYTEWLLDNGADVVAVDTSENMVEQTRERVGDRATVHQADLERPLDIADDGTFDGIVSGLSLHYVEDWRQPFTEFSRLLRPGGFLAFSAHHPLDDYLAYDVNYFETERERMTWTASGTDIDVPFYHRPFSEIINPLVETGFQLDELVEPIPTATFEEKKPESYEKRLKRPTFVCIRASKR; from the coding sequence ATGCCATCCGACGAGAAACCCATCGCGGGGGACGCATACGACGAACTGGCGGAGGCGTATCTGGAACACGAAGACGACCCATACTGCACGGATTTGGAATTCCCCGCGATGGTAAACCTCGTTCCGGAGGTGAACGGAAAACGAATCCTCGATGCGGGATGTGGCTGCGGTCGATACACGGAGTGGTTGCTCGACAACGGAGCGGACGTCGTTGCCGTCGATACGAGCGAAAACATGGTCGAACAAACGAGAGAACGAGTCGGCGACCGAGCGACCGTCCACCAAGCCGATTTGGAGAGGCCTCTCGACATCGCGGACGACGGTACGTTCGACGGTATCGTCAGTGGTCTTTCTCTCCATTACGTGGAGGACTGGCGGCAACCGTTCACGGAGTTTTCCCGTCTCCTCCGACCGGGAGGGTTCCTCGCGTTTTCGGCCCATCATCCACTCGACGACTACCTCGCGTACGACGTGAACTACTTCGAAACCGAACGAGAGCGAATGACGTGGACAGCCTCCGGTACGGATATCGACGTCCCGTTCTACCACCGACCGTTCTCGGAGATAATCAACCCGCTCGTCGAAACCGGTTTTCAACTGGATGAACTGGTCGAACCCATACCGACGGCGACGTTCGAGGAGAAAAAGCCGGAATCGTACGAGAAGCGGCTGAAGCGACCGACATTCGTGTGTATTCGTGCATCGAAACGGTAG
- the trmY gene encoding tRNA (pseudouridine(54)-N(1))-methyltransferase TrmY, with protein sequence MRQFIVLGHDAPTTPDFSLDDLAGAAGRLDALCRCVNSAFFLSHDFRSDVRLFLVMQDELTIRFEGSELRRLNPDERSTAALIRKALEAKSEAIGHMEAESTPGVFVSKRDFETILDEASRRATVVELHEDGTPVVDLEPPEDPLFVLSDHGDFTDEEADLLAEASDERVRLGPALLHGNHAMTVAHNYLDTDGYTEY encoded by the coding sequence ATGCGACAGTTCATCGTTCTCGGTCACGATGCCCCGACGACACCCGACTTCTCGCTGGACGACTTGGCGGGTGCGGCGGGGCGACTCGACGCCCTCTGTCGGTGCGTCAACAGCGCCTTCTTCCTCTCGCACGATTTCCGAAGCGACGTGCGCCTCTTTCTGGTCATGCAGGACGAACTGACGATTCGGTTCGAGGGGAGCGAACTCCGCCGTCTCAACCCGGACGAGCGAAGCACCGCGGCGCTCATCCGCAAAGCGCTGGAGGCGAAATCCGAAGCCATCGGCCACATGGAGGCCGAAAGCACGCCCGGCGTCTTCGTCTCGAAGCGCGACTTCGAGACTATCCTCGACGAGGCGAGTCGGCGGGCGACCGTGGTCGAACTCCACGAGGATGGAACCCCCGTGGTGGACCTCGAACCGCCGGAAGACCCGCTGTTCGTCCTCTCCGACCACGGCGACTTCACCGACGAGGAGGCCGACCTGCTGGCCGAGGCGTCCGACGAGCGGGTTCGACTCGGCCCGGCGCTCCTCCACGGCAATCACGCGATGACGGTTGCTCACAACTACCTCGATACGGACGGCTACACCGAGTATTGA
- a CDS encoding glycosyltransferase produces the protein MPFEPPSVSVIIPVYNDPRGIRMTLDSVLDQTYPETDYEVLAVDNGSTDETRDVIGTYCEEYPDRVRLLVEDEIQGPAAARNKGVAEANGTILGFIDADMTVEETWLEHAVQSMESNDWSYMGCNVEIYVEEDKDTLTATYNQIFGFPIQKYIEEQHFSGTGCLFVRSEVFDEVGNFDDRLFSGEDQEFGNRVYDAGFDQHYQPAITMYHPARSSLPALLKKHFRHGRGRAQMQRYHPSRVQKPSVLNPRNYLPPHPIRFYKNVTDVASLSWSDVILLFFIAYMKRLSATAGWAYEHFGEGE, from the coding sequence ATGCCTTTCGAGCCGCCGTCTGTCTCCGTTATCATTCCTGTCTACAACGACCCACGGGGCATTCGGATGACTCTCGACTCCGTTCTCGACCAGACGTATCCGGAGACGGACTACGAAGTGTTGGCCGTGGACAACGGCTCGACCGACGAGACGCGGGACGTCATCGGGACCTACTGCGAGGAGTATCCCGACCGCGTTCGGCTGTTGGTCGAGGACGAGATACAGGGTCCCGCCGCCGCCCGGAACAAGGGGGTCGCCGAGGCGAACGGCACGATTCTGGGGTTCATCGACGCCGACATGACCGTCGAGGAGACGTGGCTCGAACACGCGGTTCAGTCGATGGAATCCAACGACTGGAGCTACATGGGGTGTAACGTCGAGATATACGTCGAAGAGGACAAGGACACCCTCACCGCGACGTACAACCAGATATTCGGCTTTCCCATCCAGAAGTACATCGAGGAACAGCACTTCTCGGGAACCGGCTGTCTTTTCGTCCGTAGCGAGGTGTTCGACGAGGTGGGGAACTTCGACGACCGACTGTTCTCCGGCGAGGACCAGGAGTTCGGTAACCGAGTGTACGACGCCGGGTTCGACCAGCACTACCAGCCCGCGATAACGATGTATCACCCCGCCCGTTCGTCGCTCCCCGCGCTCCTGAAAAAGCACTTCCGTCACGGCCGCGGCCGAGCGCAGATGCAGCGCTATCACCCCAGTCGGGTACAGAAGCCGAGCGTTCTCAACCCGCGAAACTACCTTCCGCCCCATCCGATTCGATTCTACAAGAACGTCACCGACGTCGCGTCGCTCTCGTGGAGCGACGTCATCCTCCTCTTTTTCATCGCGTACATGAAACGCCTCAGCGCCACGGCGGGCTGGGCCTACGAGCACTTCGGCGAAGGCGAATAG
- a CDS encoding tRNA pseudouridine(54/55) synthase Pus10 produces MDVLSAARRVIAEDPVCDACLGRQFADRSFGLTNDERGRSLRVAVALEDDEDFEDPDEECWVCEGLTDEYDDYAEQVAEALADVGFETYQVGTRAPPLVEENERLLRELADLPEDTGELFKSEFNREVGKRVGRLTDTEVDFERPDVLALLNLERGDVDVQVNPAFVFGRYRKLERDIPQTKWPCRECGGSGKQLAEGGGEEPCDYCGGSGFLYDESVEQLTTPPVLDAMEGTEAIFHGAGREDVDALMLGTGRPFAIEVKKPRRRNPDTDELEREINEFADGKAEVEGLRLATHDMVERVKELDASKTYRAQVEFDDPVTESALAEAMAELDGATVEQFTPNRVDHRRASLTRVREVYDIDGHLDDERHGEVEIHGQGGLYIKELVSGDEGRTEPSLAGLLGVGAEVTALDVVAVEGEDEPFDHDDFLLE; encoded by the coding sequence ATGGACGTACTTTCGGCGGCGCGGCGGGTCATCGCGGAGGACCCGGTGTGCGACGCCTGTCTGGGTCGGCAGTTCGCGGACCGGAGTTTCGGGTTGACGAACGACGAACGGGGGCGCTCCCTCCGGGTCGCGGTCGCCTTGGAAGACGACGAGGATTTCGAGGACCCCGACGAGGAGTGTTGGGTCTGTGAGGGCCTCACCGACGAGTACGACGACTACGCGGAACAGGTCGCCGAGGCGCTTGCAGACGTCGGATTCGAGACGTACCAAGTCGGCACGCGGGCACCGCCGCTTGTCGAGGAGAACGAGCGCCTGCTCCGCGAGTTGGCCGACCTTCCCGAGGACACGGGCGAACTGTTCAAATCGGAGTTCAACCGCGAGGTCGGCAAACGCGTCGGACGGCTCACGGACACGGAAGTCGATTTCGAGCGCCCGGACGTGCTCGCGCTGCTCAACCTCGAACGCGGCGACGTGGACGTGCAGGTGAACCCGGCGTTCGTCTTCGGGCGCTACCGCAAACTGGAGCGGGACATCCCCCAGACGAAGTGGCCCTGCCGGGAGTGCGGCGGGTCGGGCAAGCAACTCGCCGAGGGCGGCGGCGAGGAACCGTGTGACTACTGCGGCGGCAGCGGCTTCCTCTACGACGAGAGCGTCGAACAGCTCACGACGCCGCCGGTCCTCGACGCGATGGAAGGGACGGAAGCCATCTTCCACGGCGCTGGCCGGGAGGACGTGGACGCGCTAATGCTCGGGACGGGTCGCCCGTTCGCCATCGAGGTGAAAAAGCCGCGGCGACGGAACCCGGACACGGACGAACTCGAACGCGAAATCAACGAGTTCGCGGACGGAAAGGCCGAAGTCGAGGGGCTTCGCCTCGCCACGCACGACATGGTGGAGCGCGTGAAGGAACTCGACGCCAGCAAGACCTACCGCGCGCAGGTCGAGTTCGACGACCCCGTTACGGAGTCGGCCCTCGCGGAGGCGATGGCGGAACTCGACGGCGCGACCGTCGAGCAGTTCACCCCGAACCGGGTGGACCACCGCCGCGCCAGCCTCACCCGCGTCCGCGAGGTGTACGACATCGACGGCCACCTCGACGACGAGCGCCACGGCGAAGTCGAGATTCACGGACAGGGCGGCCTGTACATCAAGGAACTCGTCAGCGGCGACGAGGGACGAACCGAACCGAGTTTGGCCGGTCTGCTCGGCGTCGGCGCGGAAGTGACCGCGCTGGACGTCGTTGCGGTGGAAGGCGAGGACGAACCCTTCGACCACGACGATTTCTTGCTGGAGTAA
- the rnhB gene encoding ribonuclease HII — MFGVDEAGRGPVLGSMFAAAVAIDDPDDLPDGIDDSKNLSPERREELAAALRADEAVAVGVAEITTTRIDDPETDMNTLTVAAHGEAISRIVSGGERGIVDACDTSESRFARRVAAAVGPEITVEAEHGADETHAIVGAASIVAKVERDAHVARLAEQHGGVGSGYPSDPNTREFLREYVEAHGELPECARASWQTSKDALAAREQAGLDQF; from the coding sequence GTGTTCGGGGTAGACGAAGCGGGACGCGGGCCGGTGTTGGGGTCGATGTTCGCCGCGGCGGTGGCTATCGACGACCCCGACGACCTGCCGGACGGCATCGACGACTCGAAGAACCTCTCGCCGGAGCGCCGGGAAGAATTGGCCGCGGCGCTCCGGGCGGACGAGGCCGTCGCGGTCGGCGTCGCGGAAATCACGACGACGCGAATCGACGACCCGGAGACGGACATGAACACGCTGACCGTCGCGGCCCACGGGGAGGCCATCTCCCGAATCGTCTCCGGCGGCGAGCGGGGCATCGTGGACGCCTGTGACACCAGCGAATCGCGGTTCGCCCGGCGTGTCGCGGCGGCAGTCGGTCCCGAGATAACGGTCGAGGCGGAGCACGGGGCGGACGAAACCCACGCCATCGTCGGCGCAGCGAGCATCGTCGCCAAGGTCGAGCGCGACGCCCACGTCGCCCGACTCGCCGAACAACACGGCGGGGTCGGCAGCGGCTATCCGAGCGACCCAAACACCCGCGAGTTCCTCCGCGAGTACGTCGAAGCGCACGGCGAACTCCCGGAGTGTGCCCGGGCGTCGTGGCAGACCAGCAAGGACGCGCTGGCCGCCCGCGAGCAGGCGGGACTCGACCAGTTCTGA
- a CDS encoding carboxylate--amine ligase has translation MSVVVPAIAAGSSLACIRSLGRKRIPVIAAGESPDSPAFASKYVTERASLPAPNEDLDGYRDGLLSLAERPDVETIVPLREPESYVLSENRATFAEHVATPWPDAETMASARDRSRLFRRAEEVGVPTPKTALLTEWDDWDDETVVKSRYTVCVEDGKTAYPGVRFLSEEPDADRIADEMGHVPIAQECIPDGTEYGFFALFDHGEPVVTFQHRRIRSYTYSGGASVFRESVSKQKLREHGVRLLSALDWHGPAMVEFRRDPRDQRFKLLEVNPRFWGSLQLAVHAGVDFPYRYYQLANGVRNPDYGYTVGTGSHILRGELVYLVSLLRDDYEHVERPSVPLEVARVLRSLLTDPNFDYLSTDDPDPFRRDVSNLVSEFAPSGAKPVRRAVSAALGK, from the coding sequence ATGAGCGTCGTCGTCCCGGCCATCGCGGCGGGCAGCAGCCTCGCGTGCATCCGGTCGCTCGGCCGCAAGCGGATTCCGGTCATCGCGGCGGGCGAATCCCCCGACTCCCCCGCGTTCGCGTCGAAATACGTCACCGAGCGCGCCTCCCTCCCCGCGCCGAACGAAGACCTCGACGGCTACCGGGACGGCCTGCTCTCGCTCGCCGAGCGCCCGGACGTGGAAACCATCGTCCCGCTCCGGGAACCCGAGAGTTACGTCCTCTCCGAGAACCGGGCGACGTTCGCCGAACACGTCGCAACGCCGTGGCCCGACGCCGAGACGATGGCGTCCGCCCGCGACCGAAGTCGGCTGTTCCGACGGGCGGAGGAAGTCGGCGTTCCCACCCCGAAAACGGCCCTGCTCACGGAGTGGGACGACTGGGACGACGAAACGGTCGTCAAATCCCGCTACACGGTGTGCGTGGAGGACGGCAAAACCGCGTACCCCGGCGTGCGCTTCCTCTCCGAGGAACCCGACGCGGACCGCATCGCCGACGAGATGGGACACGTCCCCATCGCACAGGAGTGCATCCCGGACGGGACCGAGTACGGCTTTTTCGCCCTGTTCGACCACGGCGAACCGGTCGTCACGTTCCAGCACCGGCGGATTCGAAGCTACACCTACTCCGGCGGGGCGAGCGTCTTCCGCGAATCCGTGTCGAAGCAGAAGCTCCGCGAGCACGGCGTCCGGCTCCTGTCGGCGCTCGACTGGCACGGCCCGGCCATGGTCGAGTTCCGGCGCGACCCGCGCGACCAGCGGTTCAAACTGCTCGAAGTGAATCCGCGCTTCTGGGGGTCGCTCCAACTCGCGGTGCACGCGGGCGTGGACTTCCCGTACCGCTACTACCAACTGGCGAACGGCGTTCGAAACCCCGACTACGGCTACACGGTCGGCACGGGCAGTCACATCCTCCGGGGGGAACTCGTCTACCTCGTCAGCCTCCTCCGCGACGACTACGAACACGTCGAGCGCCCGTCGGTCCCGCTGGAAGTCGCTCGCGTCCTCCGTTCGCTGCTCACCGACCCCAACTTCGACTACCTCTCGACGGACGACCCGGACCCGTTCCGGCGCGACGTCTCGAATCTCGTCTCGGAGTTCGCGCCGTCGGGGGCGAAGCCGGTTCGACGGGCGGTGTCGGCGGCCCTCGGAAAATAG
- a CDS encoding low molecular weight protein-tyrosine-phosphatase produces MLEHLQHGKRRLAVEMERLRLRPDAQPRDTADAVRTLPPEPAVLFLCLGNICRSPMAERYLRDRLQEAEYDCSAVRSAGFIEKEGRSSPDAAVTVASEFGVDLTDHRSQCVDEDLLRESDLVLLMDAWNYWYLKRNHPDSLGKACFVRSFDASPEYEIEDPYDADEDTFRRVYGEVTDAVDAFLSAVEDE; encoded by the coding sequence ATGTTAGAACACCTCCAGCACGGCAAACGACGGCTCGCCGTGGAGATGGAGCGGCTACGGTTACGGCCGGACGCGCAACCCAGAGACACGGCCGACGCTGTGCGAACGCTTCCGCCCGAACCCGCGGTCCTCTTCCTCTGTCTCGGAAACATCTGCCGAAGCCCGATGGCCGAGCGCTATCTCCGGGACCGCCTGCAGGAAGCGGAGTACGACTGTTCCGCGGTTCGCTCCGCCGGGTTCATCGAAAAGGAAGGGCGGTCGAGTCCCGACGCCGCCGTGACCGTCGCGTCCGAGTTCGGCGTGGATTTGACCGACCATCGCTCGCAGTGCGTGGACGAGGACCTCCTCCGGGAGAGCGACCTCGTGTTGCTGATGGACGCGTGGAACTACTGGTACCTGAAGCGAAACCACCCCGATTCGCTCGGGAAGGCGTGTTTCGTCAGGTCGTTCGACGCGTCCCCGGAGTACGAAATCGAGGACCCGTACGACGCCGACGAGGACACCTTCCGCCGCGTGTACGGCGAAGTCACGGACGCGGTGGACGCGTTCCTGTCCGCGGTGGAGGACGAATGA
- a CDS encoding preprotein translocase subunit SecD, giving the protein MSMRDQWRVGLLLVLLLGSAFALFVPQGGSGGNANLAASSSGPTNLKYGLELAGGTRIRAPVNGVTAEQVSAPNGTSRTDIQKAVAGGIPGVSQSDVAIRTTKTQSTVEVFSDNVTTEQVKSALDGANIEYETVREGVTAQTRDNIVRTLSDKISKAGLAGGRVQQVTAANGRHFIQIEMPNANQSQMESLVTKRGKVSIVAHYPTGNGTQANTTLFTQQGISNVGPAQQAGTDNRWGVSVSLSDESANKFVRVMNEKGFTSSQGILACNYPQQSADKAGYCLYTVTDGRVVYGAGMGRNLAPSVKSGEFKNNPTFRITASNASEARRLQINLQAGALPAALDTQEGTTTYLQPSLASQFKVDSLIAGIAAVLAVSGVVFLRYGKREVALPMILTALSEVFILLGFAAAVKLPLDLSHIAGFIAVIGTGVDDLIIIADEVMSEGDVNSSRVFQSRFRKAFWVIGAAAATTIIAMSPLAVLGLGDLQGFAIITILGVLIGVLVTRPAYGDILRYLLTDK; this is encoded by the coding sequence ATGAGCATGCGCGACCAATGGCGCGTCGGCCTGCTTCTCGTCCTCCTGCTCGGAAGCGCCTTCGCGCTGTTCGTCCCGCAGGGCGGAAGCGGCGGAAACGCCAACCTCGCCGCGTCCAGTTCCGGCCCGACCAACCTGAAGTACGGTCTCGAACTGGCGGGCGGGACGCGAATTCGCGCGCCCGTCAACGGCGTCACGGCCGAGCAAGTGAGCGCACCGAACGGAACGTCCCGAACGGACATCCAGAAGGCCGTCGCCGGGGGCATTCCCGGCGTCAGTCAGTCCGACGTGGCGATTCGAACCACGAAAACCCAGAGCACCGTCGAGGTCTTCTCGGACAACGTGACCACCGAACAGGTCAAGTCGGCGCTGGACGGTGCGAACATCGAGTACGAAACCGTCCGCGAAGGCGTGACCGCACAGACGCGCGACAATATCGTTCGCACGCTGAGCGATAAGATCTCCAAGGCGGGACTCGCCGGGGGTCGCGTCCAGCAGGTCACGGCGGCGAACGGCAGGCATTTCATCCAAATCGAGATGCCAAACGCCAACCAGTCCCAGATGGAGAGTCTGGTCACGAAGCGCGGGAAGGTCTCTATCGTCGCTCACTACCCGACCGGCAACGGGACGCAGGCGAACACGACGCTGTTCACCCAGCAGGGAATCTCCAACGTCGGACCCGCACAACAAGCCGGTACCGATAATCGGTGGGGCGTCTCCGTTTCGCTCTCCGACGAGTCCGCGAACAAGTTCGTCCGCGTGATGAACGAGAAGGGCTTCACGAGTTCGCAGGGCATCCTCGCCTGTAACTATCCGCAACAGTCCGCCGACAAGGCGGGATACTGCCTCTACACGGTCACGGACGGCCGCGTAGTCTACGGTGCGGGAATGGGGAGGAACCTCGCCCCGTCCGTCAAAAGCGGCGAATTCAAAAACAACCCGACGTTCAGAATTACCGCTTCCAACGCCTCCGAGGCGCGCCGTCTGCAGATCAACCTGCAAGCGGGTGCGCTTCCGGCGGCACTCGACACGCAGGAGGGGACCACGACCTACCTCCAGCCGAGTCTCGCGAGCCAGTTCAAAGTCGATTCCCTCATCGCCGGTATCGCGGCCGTGCTCGCGGTCAGCGGCGTCGTCTTCCTCCGCTACGGAAAGCGCGAGGTCGCGCTGCCGATGATTCTGACCGCCCTCTCCGAGGTGTTCATCCTGCTCGGGTTCGCCGCCGCGGTGAAACTCCCGCTCGACCTCTCGCACATCGCCGGGTTCATCGCGGTCATCGGGACCGGGGTGGACGACCTCATCATCATCGCCGACGAGGTGATGAGCGAAGGGGACGTCAACTCCTCGCGCGTCTTCCAGTCGCGCTTCCGCAAGGCGTTCTGGGTCATCGGGGCCGCCGCCGCGACGACCATCATCGCCATGAGTCCGTTGGCGGTGCTCGGACTCGGCGACCTGCAAGGGTTCGCTATCATCACTATCCTCGGCGTGCTCATCGGTGTGCTGGTCACGCGACCGGCCTACGGTGACATCCTCCGCTACCTGCTGACGGACAAATAA
- the secF gene encoding protein translocase subunit SecF, with the protein MVEFQVPEVDYTRYSNRQLAGVPLAILVLALLVIAGWYAATGAPVTPGIDFTGGTEMRIQTTASQQQITTSFDSEVASVTPAQSSNNVYIVTFQDTDTNSLTSQAEDLGYDVLSIQSTSASFGSSAQQLALYGIVAAFVGMSIIVFLMFRSFVPSIAVVLSAFSDIVIPVALMNLFGIKLSLGTVAALLMLIGYSVDSDILLNNHVLRRSGGFYESTYRAMRTGVTMTVTSLAAMAVMTIVAFIFQIGLLTAIGVVLVMGLATDLMNTYMLNLSLLRWYKYEGVGR; encoded by the coding sequence ATGGTAGAGTTTCAAGTACCGGAGGTCGATTACACCCGGTACTCGAATCGGCAACTCGCGGGGGTTCCCCTCGCTATTCTCGTGCTGGCGTTGCTTGTCATCGCCGGTTGGTATGCCGCCACCGGCGCACCAGTGACACCGGGTATCGATTTTACGGGCGGAACCGAAATGAGAATCCAGACGACTGCATCGCAACAGCAGATCACAACCTCGTTCGATTCCGAGGTCGCGTCGGTGACTCCGGCGCAGTCTTCGAACAACGTCTATATCGTCACGTTCCAAGACACTGATACGAACTCGCTCACGTCGCAAGCGGAGGACCTCGGATACGACGTGCTCTCCATTCAGAGTACGTCGGCGAGTTTCGGGTCGAGCGCCCAACAACTCGCACTCTACGGCATCGTCGCGGCGTTCGTCGGCATGAGCATCATCGTCTTCCTCATGTTCCGGTCGTTCGTTCCCTCTATCGCGGTCGTGCTCTCCGCATTCAGCGACATCGTGATTCCGGTCGCGCTGATGAACCTGTTCGGCATCAAACTCTCGCTGGGGACCGTGGCCGCGCTCCTGATGCTCATCGGATATAGCGTGGACTCGGACATCCTGCTCAACAACCACGTCCTCCGGCGGTCCGGCGGCTTCTACGAGAGCACCTACCGCGCGATGCGGACGGGTGTGACGATGACCGTCACGTCGCTCGCCGCGATGGCGGTGATGACCATCGTGGCGTTCATCTTCCAAATCGGCCTGCTCACGGCCATCGGCGTCGTCCTCGTGATGGGACTGGCGACCGACCTGATGAACACGTACATGCTCAATCTGAGCCTCCTTCGCTGGTACAAGTACGAGGGGGTGGGACGATGA
- a CDS encoding carbohydrate kinase family protein, protein MVRVVTAGHINWDVTLRVDALPDPDGEARISSQRRSGGGSAANVAAALAGMDVSTGLVGSIGSDEHGLLVRNELTSVGVDCTHVIEVAGVETTTKYLIVDERGEVMVLGNEGANEIISPEDIDSEYVRSAEHLHLTSQRPDTAAELARIATEADMSVSFDPGRRLGERDFSRALAYSDIVFLNDREAATILDSDLEHPSSELHGRVVVIKHGRKGARVDTTDGVYTHPGFVVESVDSTGAGDAFAAGFITTLLDSHDYEQALEFANACGALTSMASGARTAPTRERVEAFLDEQF, encoded by the coding sequence ATGGTTCGAGTCGTAACCGCGGGCCACATCAACTGGGACGTGACGCTCAGAGTGGACGCCCTCCCCGACCCCGACGGCGAAGCCCGTATCTCCTCACAGCGGCGCTCCGGCGGCGGCAGTGCCGCGAACGTCGCCGCCGCCCTCGCGGGGATGGACGTCTCGACCGGGCTGGTCGGGAGCATCGGCTCCGACGAACACGGCTTGCTGGTTCGAAACGAACTCACGAGCGTCGGGGTGGACTGCACGCACGTCATCGAAGTCGCGGGTGTCGAGACCACGACGAAGTACCTCATCGTGGACGAACGCGGCGAGGTGATGGTGCTCGGAAACGAGGGAGCGAACGAAATCATCTCGCCCGAGGACATCGACTCCGAGTACGTCAGGTCGGCGGAACACCTCCACCTGACCAGCCAGCGCCCGGACACGGCGGCCGAACTCGCTCGAATCGCCACCGAGGCGGACATGTCAGTGAGTTTCGACCCCGGCCGTCGTCTCGGCGAACGGGACTTCTCGCGGGCGTTGGCCTACTCGGATATCGTCTTCCTGAACGACCGCGAAGCGGCGACCATTTTGGACAGCGATTTGGAACACCCGTCGTCGGAGCTACACGGCCGGGTCGTCGTCATCAAGCACGGACGCAAGGGCGCGCGGGTCGATACGACCGACGGCGTTTACACCCATCCCGGGTTCGTCGTCGAATCGGTCGATTCGACCGGCGCTGGCGACGCTTTCGCGGCCGGGTTCATCACCACTCTACTCGATTCGCACGACTACGAACAAGCGCTGGAGTTCGCCAACGCCTGCGGCGCGCTGACTTCGATGGCGTCCGGGGCGCGAACGGCCCCCACGCGCGAGCGCGTCGAGGCGTTTCTCGATGAACAGTTCTGA
- a CDS encoding DUF63 family protein — protein MVLPDGFAFPPISYLLPLLLAVGVVIWLLWRSEPTISERTVVSLAPWMVVGAGLNALYQLPESPIPDVFLPFFGTPAVYLTTFAVAGAVWLLSIHRLRAPVPRVLAGTGLVGVAVVLLVALWYGVQHDSLRLFWPFVALVVAVILTGLLWAATQFFYPDVAIITGAVGVLTLFAHALDSVSTAVGIDVLGFGERTPLSQAILEIAHSLPTADSFGVGWLFVVVKLAIAEFVVLLFADYVSSEPTEGYLLLGVVAAVGLGPGAHNLILFAVTG, from the coding sequence ATGGTACTGCCGGACGGGTTCGCGTTCCCCCCCATTTCGTATCTTCTCCCGCTTTTGCTGGCGGTCGGTGTCGTCATCTGGCTGCTCTGGCGTTCGGAACCGACCATCTCGGAGCGGACCGTCGTGTCGCTCGCGCCGTGGATGGTCGTCGGTGCGGGGCTGAACGCGCTGTATCAACTCCCGGAATCGCCGATTCCGGACGTCTTCCTCCCGTTCTTCGGGACTCCCGCGGTCTATCTCACGACGTTCGCCGTAGCCGGGGCCGTCTGGTTGCTCTCGATTCATCGTCTCCGAGCCCCCGTTCCCCGTGTGCTCGCCGGTACCGGGCTCGTGGGCGTCGCGGTCGTCCTCCTCGTCGCACTCTGGTACGGCGTCCAGCACGACAGTCTCCGCCTGTTCTGGCCGTTCGTGGCGCTCGTCGTCGCGGTGATTCTGACCGGACTCCTCTGGGCGGCGACCCAGTTCTTCTATCCCGACGTCGCCATCATCACGGGAGCGGTCGGCGTCCTCACGCTGTTCGCCCACGCCTTGGATTCCGTCTCGACCGCGGTCGGTATCGACGTGCTCGGCTTCGGCGAGCGCACGCCGCTCTCGCAAGCCATCCTCGAAATCGCCCACTCGCTCCCGACGGCGGACTCGTTCGGCGTCGGGTGGCTGTTCGTCGTCGTGAAACTCGCCATCGCGGAGTTCGTCGTCCTGCTATTCGCGGATTACGTCTCCAGCGAACCGACCGAGGGCTACCTCCTGCTCGGCGTCGTCGCGGCGGTCGGACTGGGGCCGGGCGCGCACAACCTCATCCTGTTCGCGGTCACGGGCTGA
- a CDS encoding DUF7344 domain-containing protein: MVNSDSRRRSALSVDDIMDITAEPYRRRILSHLSSIPEDRCSVAELIDALQSKGTGDDPSEKRLRQRLHHIHLPKLHDLGLIGYDDEENDVRYIGSPRLESFLDQMESPGDDAPDEDS; the protein is encoded by the coding sequence ATGGTGAACTCCGACTCTCGGCGACGTTCCGCGCTGTCGGTGGACGACATCATGGACATCACGGCCGAACCGTATCGGCGCCGGATTCTCTCTCACCTGTCGTCCATCCCCGAAGATCGGTGTTCGGTCGCAGAACTGATCGACGCTCTCCAGTCGAAGGGAACCGGAGACGACCCCTCCGAAAAGCGGTTGCGCCAACGACTGCACCACATCCACCTCCCGAAACTCCACGACCTCGGCCTCATCGGGTACGACGACGAGGAAAACGACGTTCGATACATCGGGTCTCCGCGGCTGGAATCCTTTCTCGACCAGATGGAGTCGCCCGGTGACGATGCCCCGGACGAGGATTCGTAA